One stretch of Pelmatolapia mariae isolate MD_Pm_ZW linkage group LG3_W, Pm_UMD_F_2, whole genome shotgun sequence DNA includes these proteins:
- the badb gene encoding BCL2 associated agonist of cell death b, whose translation MAANFKISDSDSETSEEVGEGENQQSAGQAQESKPQTLALPVIKMTAAGRLRVNSESHTSSIARDEELMARGEDEVCTPTEGDPFRRRSKSAPPALWAAKKYGRQLRRMSDEFDSLLDKGEMKLKKLHHSKTWWSYLFSHQETEGENNHLENHNQRTE comes from the exons ATGGCTGCAAACTTCAAAATTTCAGACAGTGATTCGGAGACATCAGAGGAGGTAGGGGAAGGAGAAAACCAACAGTCAGCAGGACAAGCTCAAGAAAGCAAGCCCCAGACGCTTGCCCTTCCTGTAATCAAAATGACAG CTGCTGGAAGGCTCAGGGTGAACTCAGAGTCCCACACTTCCTCAATTGCCAGGGATGAGGAGCTCATGGCTAGAGGGGAGGATGAGGTCTGTACTCCCACAGAGGGAGACCCATTCAGGCGAAGGTCAAAGTCTGCTCCCCCTGCTCTGTGGGCTGCCAAGAAGTACGGCAGGCAGCTTCGACGAATGAGTGACGAGTTTGACAGCTTACTAGATAAAGGG GAGATGAAGCTCAAGAAGCTGCACCACTCTAAAACCTGGTGGAGCTATCTCTTTAGTCACCAAGAGACTGAAGGAGAGAACAACCATCTTGAAAACCACAACCAACGCACTGAGTAA